From Candidatus Tanganyikabacteria bacterium, a single genomic window includes:
- a CDS encoding DEAD/DEAH box helicase family protein, with the protein MKRLPVAAARALIDLDARGIGESRAAEQLAGAVALHNILVERRVAYLADEVGMGKTYVALAVVALFRHFHPEFRVLILAPRENIQEKWAKEWQNFVGNCFRTPDLRVKALNGRPARPFVKCRNLVELVRETGLDPDREFFARLSSFSLSLRDDWRAFRDQIRREIPWLPPDALDLRASKEAFKDQVAAAIGDALPTFDLVIVDEGHNLKHGFAKGVASRNRVLSLALGRGKARRVLFLSATPIEDSYRQLWNQLDVFGLGSAFPALADDALADEEKKRAASAFLIRRVTCLEAGGQPLTKNQYRRDWRGGGLRAHDEPIRIADPMQRLVVALVQKKVAELLGDARFGAHFQIGMLASFESFLETALPQSEEDATPFDDPEQAADDAERLGVDIPTINRLAVDFRTAFGRELPHPKMDALVDRLQGAWETGEKALVFVRRVASVREIKRRLDDLYDKWLLGTLRDRLPAGLHAKLGELFDRYQIERLGKRAAGEPGVETPTPAARIEDRVAEPCEDDPGGHETFFAWFFRGEGPPAVVSGATIQRRFKQRGAVYATFFEDNHAAYLLGARPGGVLAALCHRLELPESEVRELLRREAAYFPGRAVRLARLDFFEAYQGAAVSLLKDRAGPGQEIARAVWEERYLGIRRGEPRADFPEAARYLEIPTFWTGLRERPELRAAIWPEPDPTANAVQAFREQELRAQLLASAARLGHAFIDLYAVTIAGLGAFDPRALDDSEARIDDFLDLLEAQRRQGAAGPWRAFHELAAIAEQFDLILDVNAPEVRNVPLSEAARKFGGLLGRQQPVGGMYGQVNKTLVSQFRLPGYPLVLITTDLLQEGEDLHPFCSAVYHYGISWTPSAMEQRIGRIDRVHSATDRRLSAMKTMPAGDDLLQVYLPHLADTVEILQVRRILERMNRFLRLLHEGLGGQTGESSTLHVASEILGRLEPVERITHRLETAFPVRPEALDGDTAQFEGPTLLAEEAARRLLGIYAAEQATPRVIWDGPPRDGSLLGTAVLGRRQQPLRLVMASYGDFLTVRCYSPVGPVLVAGGEDEALNHDLARHARICAILDRRERTYDLTVEDEVLLPRDDSFDAERVFGLIGCVVAQADVLELDLLKRDRALAAFRPDLELEGTFAES; encoded by the coding sequence ATGAAGCGCCTCCCCGTCGCGGCCGCGCGGGCGCTCATCGACCTCGACGCCCGGGGAATCGGCGAGAGCCGCGCCGCCGAGCAACTGGCAGGGGCCGTGGCGCTGCACAACATCCTGGTCGAGCGTCGCGTGGCCTACCTGGCCGACGAGGTCGGGATGGGGAAGACCTACGTGGCGCTGGCAGTCGTCGCGCTTTTCCGGCACTTCCACCCCGAATTCCGCGTGCTGATCCTCGCGCCGCGCGAGAACATCCAGGAGAAGTGGGCGAAGGAGTGGCAGAACTTCGTCGGAAACTGCTTCCGGACCCCGGACCTGCGGGTCAAGGCCCTGAACGGCCGTCCGGCGCGCCCGTTCGTCAAGTGCCGGAACCTGGTCGAGCTGGTACGGGAGACCGGCCTGGATCCCGACAGGGAGTTCTTCGCTCGCCTCTCGAGCTTCAGCCTCTCGCTGCGCGACGATTGGCGGGCGTTCCGCGACCAGATCCGGCGGGAGATCCCCTGGCTCCCGCCCGACGCACTCGATCTGCGGGCGAGCAAGGAAGCGTTCAAGGATCAGGTGGCCGCAGCGATCGGCGACGCCTTGCCCACATTCGACCTGGTCATCGTCGACGAGGGCCACAACCTCAAGCATGGCTTCGCCAAAGGCGTCGCATCGCGCAACCGGGTCCTCTCGCTCGCGCTGGGCCGCGGCAAGGCGCGGCGCGTTCTCTTCCTCTCGGCGACGCCAATAGAGGATTCTTACCGGCAGCTCTGGAACCAGCTCGACGTGTTCGGGTTGGGAAGCGCTTTCCCGGCGCTGGCCGACGATGCGCTCGCCGACGAGGAGAAGAAGCGCGCCGCCTCGGCATTCCTGATAAGGCGGGTCACGTGCCTGGAGGCCGGAGGGCAGCCGCTGACCAAGAACCAGTACCGGCGGGACTGGAGGGGCGGTGGGCTGCGAGCCCACGACGAACCCATCCGGATCGCGGATCCGATGCAGCGCCTGGTGGTCGCGCTCGTGCAGAAGAAGGTCGCGGAGCTGCTGGGAGACGCGCGGTTCGGCGCGCACTTCCAGATCGGCATGCTCGCGTCCTTCGAGAGCTTCCTGGAGACGGCCCTGCCGCAGAGCGAGGAGGATGCGACACCCTTCGACGACCCGGAGCAGGCCGCCGACGACGCCGAGCGGCTGGGCGTGGACATCCCCACCATCAACCGTCTGGCCGTGGACTTCCGGACCGCATTCGGCCGCGAGCTTCCGCATCCCAAGATGGATGCGCTGGTGGATCGGCTGCAGGGGGCCTGGGAGACGGGGGAGAAAGCGCTGGTGTTCGTCCGCCGCGTCGCCTCGGTGCGCGAGATCAAGCGCCGCCTCGACGACCTCTACGACAAGTGGCTGCTGGGTACGCTGCGCGATCGGCTTCCCGCAGGACTCCACGCCAAGCTGGGCGAGCTGTTCGACCGGTACCAGATCGAGAGACTCGGGAAGCGGGCGGCGGGCGAACCGGGGGTGGAGACCCCGACCCCGGCCGCCAGGATCGAGGATCGCGTGGCCGAACCGTGCGAGGACGATCCCGGCGGCCACGAGACGTTCTTCGCCTGGTTCTTCCGGGGTGAGGGGCCGCCTGCAGTGGTGAGCGGCGCGACCATTCAACGCCGCTTCAAGCAGCGCGGCGCCGTCTACGCGACCTTCTTCGAGGACAACCATGCCGCCTACCTCCTGGGGGCCCGCCCGGGCGGAGTCCTGGCGGCCCTTTGCCACAGGCTGGAACTCCCTGAAAGCGAGGTGCGCGAACTCCTGCGCCGCGAGGCCGCGTACTTTCCGGGCCGGGCGGTCAGGCTCGCGAGGCTCGACTTCTTCGAGGCCTATCAAGGGGCGGCCGTCTCCTTGCTCAAGGATCGCGCCGGCCCCGGGCAGGAGATCGCCAGGGCCGTCTGGGAGGAGCGGTACCTGGGCATCCGCCGGGGCGAGCCGCGGGCCGATTTTCCGGAGGCGGCGCGATACCTGGAGATCCCGACATTCTGGACGGGCCTGCGCGAGCGCCCGGAGCTGCGGGCCGCGATCTGGCCCGAGCCTGACCCGACCGCAAACGCCGTGCAGGCCTTCCGCGAGCAGGAGTTGCGAGCGCAGCTACTGGCGTCCGCCGCGCGCCTGGGGCATGCGTTCATCGATCTTTACGCCGTGACGATCGCGGGCCTCGGAGCCTTCGATCCGCGCGCCCTGGACGATTCCGAGGCGCGGATCGACGACTTCCTGGATCTGCTGGAAGCGCAGCGCAGGCAGGGCGCGGCCGGCCCCTGGCGGGCATTCCACGAGCTGGCGGCGATCGCGGAGCAGTTCGACCTCATCCTGGACGTCAACGCGCCCGAAGTCCGCAACGTGCCGCTGTCGGAGGCGGCACGGAAGTTCGGCGGTCTGCTGGGCCGGCAGCAGCCCGTCGGCGGGATGTACGGCCAGGTCAACAAGACGCTGGTCAGCCAGTTCCGGCTGCCGGGCTACCCGCTGGTCCTGATCACGACCGACCTGCTCCAGGAGGGCGAGGATCTGCATCCGTTTTGCTCGGCGGTCTACCATTACGGCATCTCGTGGACGCCCTCTGCGATGGAGCAGCGGATCGGCCGGATCGACCGCGTCCACTCCGCCACGGATCGCCGCCTCTCGGCCATGAAGACGATGCCGGCGGGCGACGACCTCCTGCAGGTCTATCTCCCCCACCTGGCCGACACCGTCGAGATCTTGCAGGTGCGTCGCATCCTCGAGCGCATGAACCGCTTCCTGCGCCTGCTGCACGAGGGCCTGGGCGGTCAGACAGGCGAGTCCTCGACGTTGCACGTGGCCAGCGAGATCCTGGGTCGGCTCGAACCCGTCGAGCGCATCACGCACAGGCTCGAGACGGCGTTCCCGGTCCGGCCGGAAGCCCTGGACGGTGACACGGCGCAGTTCGAAGGGCCCACGCTTCTTGCCGAGGAAGCCGCACGCCGGCTCCTGGGAATCTACGCAGCCGAGCAGGCCACGCCAAGGGTGATCTGGGACGGTCCGCCGCGTGACGGCTCCCTGCTGGGCACCGCCGTGCTCGGTCGGCGGCAGCAGCCCCTGCGCCTGGTGATGGCCTCGTACGGCGATTTCCTGACCGTCCGGTGTTACAGCCCCGTGGGGCCCGTCCTGGTCGCGGGAGGCGAGGACGAGGCCCTCAACCATGATCTGGCGCGTCATGCCAGGATCTGCGCCATCCTGGATCGGCGGGAGCGCACGTATGATCTCACCGTCGAGGACGAAGTGCTGCTGCCACGCGACGATTCC